The proteins below are encoded in one region of Pomacea canaliculata isolate SZHN2017 linkage group LG7, ASM307304v1, whole genome shotgun sequence:
- the LOC112568164 gene encoding kelch-like protein 25, translated as MPSSNLTDRTFANVCHGLGQQVDDEDFCDVTVAVGGKTFSCHRVVLASVSEFFKMSLKPYWREASKGQVDITHEDVSPEAFGYLMEILYKGRDMVDNNTAKDILKMSLYLQIKYLEEYCVEFLQENLQPAVCLGTWLFAQKYDLDKLAKTSLKMAAEEISIVSTQDDMLTLPKSMLLILLSLQQKLVMDDVCKTILRWVEADPDTRKIHLDELLPFICFTELSSNYLCETVIYLNHPFRDVMHEQINEALTYNIKGQQKNDVIVRRRILARQPRPLNTPKIKNRLVMFGGYTESDKTLKNTYVFNLKNSFMKPYILAPMPEDTGLDFASCTWYNEVYVSGGSQLPTFFAVYKPGDNEWEVLPSLPDEGREQHAMAAISSSIYVLGGRQKMADGEKMISSSVLRYNTKTKEWSVFCQLTLGVRETTAATLGHRIYLFGGVDSHGATTDLVQCVDTLGGCTYQAGRLPTPTCGARALSNGGRIYVVRPEGDVLSMWESFLLAENIEKHLSDRKKKKESNDHSSDMISSTVSFREVGKFTGRRHFSACLNGGELIVCGGETDEQQLLAEFESISLEDGKTSKKSLTLVTGAAKFGLHLINVPLAFLTGTAVTHPFRVGDQVVLCPREQQRLQRLYPHYRAFQMQIPCGTGYITEINSESVTVDFPNIFNWKGSTTQLQHAP; from the exons ATGCCTTCTTCGAATCTCACAGACAGGACCTTCGCAAATGTCTGTCACGGTCTCGGACAGCAAGTGGACGATGAAGatttttgtgacgtcactgtggcgGTTGGGGGAAAAACATTCTCGTGCCATCGAGTGGTGCTGGCCTCTGTGTCCGAGTTCTTCAAGATGTCACTGAAACCGTATTGGCGAGAAGCTTCCAAAGGACAGGTTGACATCACCCACGAAGACGTCTCTCCGGAGGCCTTTGGATATTTGATGGAGATCCTCTATAAGGGCAGAGACATGGTTGACAATAACACCGCAAAGGACATCCTCAAAATGTCTCTCTACCTGcagattaaatatttagaagagTACTGTGTCGAGTTTCTACAAGAAAACCTTCAGCCTGCTGTTTGTTTGGGAACTTGGCTATTTGCTCAAAAATACGATCTGGACAAGCTGGCTAAAACATCCCTCAAGATGGCTGCTGAGGAAATTTCAATCGTGTCGACACAGGATGATATGCTGACCTTACCCAAGTCTATGCTTCTTATTCTTCTGTCCCTACAACAGAAACTCGTCATGGACGATGTCTGTAAGACCATCCTGCGCTGGGTTGAAGCGGATCCCGATACAAGAAAGATTCATCTGGACGAACTACttccttttatttgctttactgAGCTCAGCTCAAATTATCTGTGCGAGACGGTCATCTACCTCAACCATCCTTTCAGGGATGTCATGCATg AACAAATTAACGAAGCTTTGACTTACAACattaaaggtcaacaaaaaaACGATGTAATAGTCAGAAGAAGGATTCTCGCACGGCAGCCTCGGCCTCTAAACACACCGAAAATCAAGAACCGTCTTGTTATGTTTGGAGGTTACACTGAGAGTGACAAAACGTTGAAGAACACATACGTTTTTAacttgaaaaacagttttatgaaGCCTTACATTCTCGCCCCCATGCCTGAAGATACTGGACTGGACTTTGCCAGTTGCACGTGGTATAACGAGGTTTATGTCAGCGGTGGATCCCAGTTGCCCACCTTCTTTGCTGTCTATAAACCAGGTGACAACGAGTGGGAGGTGCTGCCCTCTCTACCAGACGAAGGTCGAGAACAACACGCCATGGCTGCTATCAGTTCTTCCATTTATGTTCTTGGTGGACGTCAGAAAATGGCTGATGGCGAGAAAATGATTTCGTCAAGTGTCCTAAGGTACAACACAAAGACCAAAGAATGGAGCGTGTTCTGTCAGCTGACCCTAGGTGTTCGAGAGACCACTGCCGCTACCCTCGGTCACCGCATCTACCTGTTTGGTGGGGTGGATAGTCATGGAGCCACCACAGACTTGGTGCAGTGCGTAGACACCCTGGGTGGCTGCACCTATCAAGCTGGAAGACTTCCGACACCTACGTGCGGTGCGCGTGCACTGAGCAATGGAGGACGTATTTACGTCGTGAGACCTGAAGGGGATGTCTTGTCTATGTGGGAGAGCTTTCTCTTGGCTGAAAACatagaaaaacatttgtctgacaggaagaagaagaaagaaagcaatgaTCACTCGTCTGAC ATGATCAGTTCAACAGTCAGCTTTAGAGAGGTTGGCAAGTTCACTGGACGGCGTCACTTCAGCGCCTGTTTGAATGGAGGGGAACTTATTGTGTGTGGTGGCGAAACAGATGAGCAACAACTGTTGGCAGAATTTGAATCAATTTCACTGGAAGACGGAAAGACTTCAAAGAAATCTTTGACTCTAGTTACAGGGGCAGCGAAGTTTGGTCTTCATTTAATAAACGTCCCGCTGGCGTTCTTAACAG GAACAGCCGTCACACATCCATTTCGGGTTGGGGACCAAGTGGTACTTTGCCCTCGCGAACAGCAAAGGCTGCAGAGACTATATCCACATTATCGTGCATTTCAAATGCAAATTCCTTGTGGAACTGGCTACATCACAG AAATTAATTCTGAGTCGGTCACAGTCGATTTCCCAAACATTTTTAACTGGAAGGGCTCAACAACTCAACTACAGCATGCTCCATGA